A single genomic interval of Actinomycetota bacterium harbors:
- a CDS encoding adenylate kinase encodes MRLLMVGPPGAGKGTQARRLAERLGVPHIASGELLRQAMADHSVVGDQVRDYVERGDLVPDELMIHFISARIDSADAEHFVLDGFPRTVTQAGALDLALQEASRPLDIVVHLTATDEEVVRRLTGRRMCPVCQHPYHMIYNPPADDEKCDDDGSPLVTRTDDQPDTVMHRLEVYHRDTEELIHHYDKQGLVVTVDGMDGMELVSERIDKAIEAGP; translated from the coding sequence GTGCGGCTGCTGATGGTGGGCCCTCCTGGCGCGGGGAAGGGCACCCAGGCCCGGCGTCTCGCCGAGCGCCTGGGGGTCCCCCACATCGCGTCGGGCGAGCTCCTGCGCCAGGCCATGGCCGACCACTCCGTTGTGGGCGACCAGGTCCGGGACTATGTGGAGCGCGGCGACCTCGTCCCCGACGAGCTGATGATCCATTTCATATCCGCCCGGATCGACTCTGCGGACGCGGAACACTTCGTCCTGGACGGTTTCCCCCGCACGGTCACGCAGGCCGGGGCGCTGGACCTGGCGCTGCAAGAGGCGAGCAGGCCGCTGGACATCGTGGTGCACCTCACGGCGACCGACGAGGAGGTCGTCCGGCGCCTGACGGGACGGCGGATGTGTCCCGTCTGCCAGCACCCGTACCACATGATCTACAACCCGCCGGCCGACGACGAGAAGTGCGACGACGACGGTTCCCCCCTTGTGACCAGGACCGACGATCAGCCGGACACCGTGATGCACAGGCTCGAGGTGTACCACCGCGACACCGAGGAGCTGATCCACCACTACGACAAGCAGGGTCTGGTGGTGACGGTGGACGGCATGGACGGCATGGAGCTCGTCTCCGAACGGATAGACAAGGCCATCGAGGCGGGTCCTTGA
- the secY gene encoding preprotein translocase subunit SecY, whose protein sequence is MLTALRNAFKVPDLRRKLLFTFFILAVFRLGAHIPVPGIDLATLNRQIEQRQQVGGVAAFLNLFSGGALTNFAIFALGIMPYITSSIIMQLLAVVIPRLEEWQKQGEVGHRQITKFTRYLTIVLALIQSTGLVFLFHSPENSPVGADVVPNFTPPRVALIVLTLTAGTGLIMWLGELITQRGIGNGMSLLIFAGIIAGLPGQGAAVYEQLKIIGSVIFLLIGLMIVVAIVLVEQGQRRIPVQYAKRIVGRRMTGGGSTYIPIKVNQAGVIPIIFASSVLYIPVLVSSAAPWKGMREFVERWFVNPATVPYIVLYAILILLFTFFYVAITFNPTQQADYIRKYGGFIPGIRPGRPTAEYLNKVLTRLTVPGSLFLALVAVVPSVIAVITGLPAQTFPFGGTTILIAVGVALETMRQIESQLLMRNYEGFLK, encoded by the coding sequence GTGCTGACGGCGCTGCGCAACGCGTTCAAGGTCCCGGATCTCAGGCGCAAGCTGCTTTTCACCTTCTTCATCCTGGCCGTCTTCAGGCTCGGCGCCCACATCCCCGTCCCTGGGATCGACCTGGCGACGCTGAACCGCCAGATCGAGCAGCGCCAGCAGGTCGGAGGAGTCGCCGCTTTCCTGAACCTGTTCTCGGGAGGGGCGCTCACCAACTTCGCCATCTTCGCGCTGGGCATCATGCCGTACATCACGTCCTCGATCATCATGCAGCTGCTCGCCGTGGTCATCCCCCGGCTCGAGGAGTGGCAGAAGCAGGGCGAGGTCGGTCACCGGCAGATCACGAAGTTCACGCGTTACCTGACGATCGTCCTGGCCCTGATCCAGTCGACGGGCCTCGTGTTCCTGTTCCACAGCCCGGAGAACTCCCCGGTGGGGGCGGATGTCGTCCCTAACTTCACTCCACCGAGGGTGGCGCTCATCGTCCTGACGCTGACCGCGGGCACCGGCCTGATCATGTGGCTGGGTGAGCTCATAACCCAGCGCGGCATAGGCAACGGCATGTCGCTGCTGATCTTTGCCGGGATCATCGCCGGGCTCCCGGGCCAGGGCGCCGCGGTCTACGAGCAGTTGAAGATCATCGGGTCCGTCATCTTCCTTTTGATCGGGCTGATGATCGTGGTGGCAATCGTGCTCGTCGAGCAGGGCCAGCGCCGAATCCCGGTCCAGTACGCGAAACGGATCGTCGGACGCAGGATGACCGGGGGCGGGTCCACCTACATACCGATCAAGGTCAACCAGGCCGGTGTCATCCCGATCATCTTCGCGTCCTCTGTTCTGTACATCCCCGTGCTGGTCTCCAGCGCCGCCCCCTGGAAGGGGATGCGCGAGTTCGTCGAGAGGTGGTTCGTCAACCCGGCCACGGTGCCGTACATCGTCCTTTACGCCATCCTCATCCTGCTGTTCACGTTCTTCTACGTGGCGATCACGTTCAACCCGACGCAGCAGGCGGACTACATCCGCAAGTACGGCGGCTTTATCCCCGGGATTCGACCCGGCCGCCCGACCGCCGAGTATCTGAACAAGGTCCTCACGCGGCTCACGGTCCCCGGAAGCCTCTTTCTCGCGCTGGTTGCGGTGGTCCCATCCGTCATAGCCGTCATCACGGGACTGCCCGCGCAGACGTTCCCGTTCGGCGGGACGACGATACTGATCGCGGTGGGTGTGGCGCTCGAGACCATGCGACAGATCGAGTCCCAGCTCCTCATGCGCAACTACGAGGGCTTCCTCAAGTAG
- the rplO gene encoding 50S ribosomal protein L15, with amino-acid sequence MKIHDLRPAKGATHRSKRVGRGESSGLGKTSGRGMKGTKARGQVPAAFAGGQMPLQRRLPKWGGFTSRNRVEYAVVNLARLESAFEGGSVIDPDELRRRGLVRKRMPVKVLGQGDISKSLTIRANAFSKQAVDKIQHAGGTAEVI; translated from the coding sequence ATGAAGATTCACGACCTCCGCCCCGCCAAGGGGGCGACGCACAGGTCCAAGAGAGTTGGTCGCGGCGAGTCCTCCGGACTCGGCAAGACCTCGGGACGCGGAATGAAGGGCACGAAGGCGCGCGGGCAGGTTCCCGCTGCTTTCGCCGGAGGTCAAATGCCCCTGCAGCGCCGTTTGCCCAAGTGGGGCGGGTTCACTTCCAGAAACCGCGTGGAATACGCTGTGGTCAACCTGGCCCGGCTCGAAAGCGCGTTCGAGGGCGGGTCTGTGATCGACCCCGACGAGCTGCGCCGGCGGGGGCTCGTTCGGAAGCGGATGCCCGTGAAGGTCCTCGGCCAAGGCGACATCAGCAAGTCCCTGACGATCCGCGCCAACGCGTTCTCAAAGCAGGCCGTCGACAAGATTCAGCATGCGGGCGGCACGGCCGAGGTGATCTAG
- the rpmD gene encoding 50S ribosomal protein L30 — translation MPRIRITQFRSVIGCPDGQRRTVRSLGLRKIGQSVVHEDTPSLRGMAFKVRHLVKVEPENGESGGSS, via the coding sequence ATGCCCAGGATCCGTATCACACAGTTCCGAAGCGTCATCGGGTGTCCCGACGGCCAGCGCAGAACCGTTCGCTCGCTGGGCCTGCGCAAGATCGGGCAGAGCGTCGTGCATGAGGACACCCCGTCGCTGCGCGGGATGGCTTTCAAGGTCAGGCACCTGGTCAAGGTCGAGCCCGAGAACGGCGAGTCCGGAGGGAGCTCATGA